One region of Carya illinoinensis cultivar Pawnee chromosome 8, C.illinoinensisPawnee_v1, whole genome shotgun sequence genomic DNA includes:
- the LOC122318899 gene encoding UPF0047 protein YjbQ-like isoform X2, which yields MSSKLKSAPQLWNFRGLLGWKWVGLQPMQTSSVFLAAKPFSAPVRVRSLNAPSTAKDPGSMSAAAPKWAQKTITLPPQRRGCHLITPKIMKEIAQDLSEFQCGLAHLFLQHTSASLTINENYDSDVRDDTETFLNRIVPEGRSAPWKHTIEGPDDMPAHIKSSMFGCTLTVPITNGQLNMGTWQGIWLCEHRDNATPRNVVVTLNGI from the exons atgagCTCAAAGTTAAAAAG CGCACCCCAGCTCTGGAACTTTCGTGGGCTGCTTGGTTGGAAGTGGGTGGGCTTGCAACCCATGCAAACATCCTCGGTGTTCTTAGCTGCCAAGCCTTTCTCGGCTCCCGTTCGTGTGAGGTCTCTGAACGCACCGAGCACCGCAAAGGATCCGGGTTCGATGTCGGCGGCGGCTCCTAAGTGGGCTCAGAAGACCATAACGCTGCCTCCCCAGAGAAGAGGCTGTCATCTCATCACCCCCAAG ATAATGAAGGAAATTGCACAAGATCTGTCAGAATTTCAGTGTGGCCTTGCTCATCTCTTCC TGCAACATACAAGCGCTTCTCTTACTATCAATGAGAATTACGACTCTGATGTTCGAGATGATACAGAGACATTCCTCAATAGGATAGTTCCTGAG GGAAGGTCTGCACCTTGGAAACATACGATTGAAG GCCCAGATGATATGCCAGCCCATATCAAATCTTCAATGTTTGGCTGCACGCTGAC GGTTCCAATTACAAATGGTCAGCTTAACATGGGAACCTGGCAG GGGATATGGCTGTGTGAACATCGTGACAACGCTACTCCACGCAATGTTGTGGTTACACTCAATGGAATATAG
- the LOC122318900 gene encoding putative calcium-binding protein CML19: MTKAKHDASSPSSSPPPLTDEKDNNVTSPKSALGKLCRKLSSRKSTERQRSLSGSDSETTSKLICELQKVFDYLDVDGDGKISPAELQGCVTTVGGTLSVDEAEETVKSSDLNGDGLLDFEEFQKLMETSGEDEKNDTLKEAFAMYEMEGSGCITPTSLKRMLSRLGDSQSVEDCKVMIRKFDLNGDGVLSFEEFRVMMH, translated from the coding sequence ATGACCAAAGCTAAACACGATgcatcttctccttcttcttctcctcctcctttgaCGGATGAGAAGGATAATAATGTGACATCTCCAAAATCAGCTCTGGGAAAATTATGTCGCAAACTGTCTTCGAGAAAGAGTACTGAAAGGCAGCGTTCTCTTTCGGGTTCTGATTCCGAGACAACGAGCAAATTGATCTGCGAGCTCCAAAAGGTGTTCGACTACTTGGACGTGGATGGAGATGGTAAAATATCTCCTGCCGAGTTGCAAGGCTGCGTGACCACTGTGGGGGGCACTCTGTCCGTGGATGAGGCGGAAGAAACCGTGAAGTCGTCTGATTTGAACGGGGATGGGCTGCTGGACTTCGAGGAATTCCAGAAACTAATGGAGACAAGCGGTGAAGATGAAAAGAATGACACGCTCAAAGAGGCTTTTGCCATGTATGAGATGGAGGGGTCCGGCTGTATCACTCCCACGAGCTTGAAGAGAATGCTAAGTCGACTTGGCGATTCCCAGTCCGTTGAGGATTGTAAAGTTATGATCCGGAAGTTTGATCTCAATGGAGATGGCGTTCTCAGCTTTGAAGAGTTCAGAGTCATGATGCACTGA
- the LOC122318065 gene encoding protein LYK5-like yields the protein MKMSKPYFIFCLVLVELLRRQPQLSFVQGQQIYVDNKQLHCDKHPNFTRGFACNGFQSSCQAYLTFRSNPPYDSPAAIGLLLGTQPDLIAQANNVSSFGTIPTDKQILVPIKNCSCSGPYYQYNTSYRLNSTSETYFILANDTYQGLTTCQAMTAQNPYDVRNLMVGQNLEVPLRCACPTSNQVATGVKYLLTFMVTWKDDISSIAELFGLEEQSVLDANELSPDDIIYPFTPILVPLKSKPTSIQRIASPPPAPPPPQSPPAVPAGSGKSKKRWVFVGVAIGAVSLLVLSASSLWFFCGRRRYFHQKAATDPVLPTQAEHFKNPPHSPPKNFISTEGVRYAVESLTMYMFEDLQTATGFFGEANKIKGSVYLGSFRGDEAVVKIMNGDVSGEIDLLKRINHNNIIRLSGFCVHGGNTYLVYEHADNGSISDWLHSNKHQACPPLTWKQRLQVAYDVADALTYLHNYANPPHIHKNLKTSNILLDSNFRAKLSNFGLARKMENGDGGFLQLTRHVVGTQGYMAPEYIENGMVTPKLDVFAFGVVMLELLSGRKAAAEKDGRDREDSLFASIRVVLEGDNVREKLRGFVDPSLGHEYPMDLAYSMAQLAKSCVAHDLNSRPAMPEVFMVLSKILSSSLDWDPSDEVERSESISHTRGR from the coding sequence ATGAAGATGTCTAAACCCTACTTCATTTTTTGCCTTGTTTTGGTTGAGTTGCTGCGGAGACAACCACAGCTCTCCTTTGTACAAGGCCAACAAATCTACGTGGACAACAAGCAGCTCCATTGCGACAAGCACCCCAATTTCACGCGTGGCTTTGCATGCAACGGTTTCCAATCCTCGTGCCAAGCCTATCTCACCTTCCGATCCAATCCTCCTTATGACTCTCCGGCGGCCATCGGCTTGCTCCTGGGCACCCAACCCGATCTCATTGCCCAGGCCAACAACGTCTCCAGCTTCGGCACCATTCCCACCGACAAACAAATCCTCGTCCCCATAAAAAATTGCTCCTGTTCGGGTCCTTACTATCAGTACAACACATCCTACAGGCTGAACAGTACATCTGAGACCTACTTCATCCTCGCCAACGACACGTACCAGGGGCTGACCACCTGCCAGGCCATGACGGCTCAAAACCCATATGATGTCCGCAATCTGATGGTGGGGCAGAATCTGGAGGTGCCCCTTCGGTGTGCTTGCCCTACTTCCAACCAGGTTGCTACTGGGGTTAAGTACTTGCTCACTTTCATGGTCACCTGGAAAGATGACATTTCTTCTATTGCTGAGCTATTTGGTTTGGAGGAGCAGAGCGTTCTGGATGCAAACGAGCTGTCTCCGGATGACATAATCTACCCTTTTACACCCATTCTAGTTCCCCTCAAGAGCAAGCCCACTAGTATTCAGAGAATAGCCTCTCCGCCCCCAGCACCGCCGCCTCCCCAGTCTCCCCCCGCCGTCCCTGCTGGCTCTGGGAAATCTAAGAAACGATGGGTATTTGTGGGTGTTGCCATTGGAGCTGTTTCTTTGCTTGTTCTCTCAGCTTCCTCACTTTGGTTCTTCTGTGGCCGACGCCGCTACTTTCACCAGAAGGCTGCAACCGATCCAGTACTCCCAACTCAGGCAGAACATTTTAAGAATCCCCCGCATTCACCccctaaaaattttatttctaccgAAGGCGTGCGTTATGCTGTCGAATCCTTGACCATGTACATGTTTGAAGACTTGCAAACGGCAACTGGGTTCTTCGGGGAAGCTAACAAAATCAAGGGTTCTGTCTATCTTGGATCCTTTCGGGGTGATGAAGCTGTTGTGAAGATCATGAATGGGGATGTGTCGGGAGAGATCGATTTGTTGAAGCGCATCAACCACAACAACATCATCAGGCTTTCTGGCTTCTGCGTGCATGGCGGGAACACCTACCTTGTTTACGAACATGCGGATAATGGATCCATCAGTGACTGGCTTCACTCGAACAAGCATCAAGCATGTCCCCCTCTGACATGGAAGCAGAGGCTTCAGGTTGCCTATGATGTGGCGGATGCCCTCACCTACCTCCACAACTATGCCAACCCTCCCCATATCCACAAGAACTTGAAGACCAGCAACATTCTTTTGGATTCAAATTTCAGAGCCAAGCTTTCCAATTTTGGACTCGCAAGAAAAATGGAGAATGGAGACGGAGGATTCCTCCAACTGACCCGACATGTGGTCGGTACTCAGGGTTACATGGCACCCGAGTACATCGAGAACGGAATGGTTACTCCTAAGCTAGACGTGTTTGCATTTGGGGTTGTGATGTTAGAGCTCTTATCCGGAAGAAAAGCAGCCGCCGAGAAGGATGGACGAGATCGTGAAGACTCGCTATTTGCATCCATAAGAGTGGTGCTCGAAGGAGACAATGTTAGGGAGAAACTTCGAGGATTCGTTGATCCTTCTCTTGGGCATGAGTACCCTATGGATTTAGCTTACTCCATGGCCCAGCTAGCTAAAAGCTGTGTTGCCCATGACCTCAACTCTCGCCCCGCCATGCCAGAAGTTTTCATGGTTCTTTCGAAGATTCTCTCCTCCTCATTGGACTGGGATCCATCCGACGAGGTTGAACGTTCAGAATCAATTAGTCATACACGTGGCAGATAG
- the LOC122318899 gene encoding UPF0047 protein YjbQ-like isoform X1, protein MCGRGYNYRTSICLSIVLTLLPLLFSAPQLWNFRGLLGWKWVGLQPMQTSSVFLAAKPFSAPVRVRSLNAPSTAKDPGSMSAAAPKWAQKTITLPPQRRGCHLITPKIMKEIAQDLSEFQCGLAHLFLQHTSASLTINENYDSDVRDDTETFLNRIVPEGRSAPWKHTIEGPDDMPAHIKSSMFGCTLTVPITNGQLNMGTWQGIWLCEHRDNATPRNVVVTLNGI, encoded by the exons ATGTGCGGCAGGGGTTACAATTACAGGACTAGCATTTGTTTGTCGATTGTATTGACCTTGCTGCCTCTTCTGTTCAGCGCACCCCAGCTCTGGAACTTTCGTGGGCTGCTTGGTTGGAAGTGGGTGGGCTTGCAACCCATGCAAACATCCTCGGTGTTCTTAGCTGCCAAGCCTTTCTCGGCTCCCGTTCGTGTGAGGTCTCTGAACGCACCGAGCACCGCAAAGGATCCGGGTTCGATGTCGGCGGCGGCTCCTAAGTGGGCTCAGAAGACCATAACGCTGCCTCCCCAGAGAAGAGGCTGTCATCTCATCACCCCCAAG ATAATGAAGGAAATTGCACAAGATCTGTCAGAATTTCAGTGTGGCCTTGCTCATCTCTTCC TGCAACATACAAGCGCTTCTCTTACTATCAATGAGAATTACGACTCTGATGTTCGAGATGATACAGAGACATTCCTCAATAGGATAGTTCCTGAG GGAAGGTCTGCACCTTGGAAACATACGATTGAAG GCCCAGATGATATGCCAGCCCATATCAAATCTTCAATGTTTGGCTGCACGCTGAC GGTTCCAATTACAAATGGTCAGCTTAACATGGGAACCTGGCAG GGGATATGGCTGTGTGAACATCGTGACAACGCTACTCCACGCAATGTTGTGGTTACACTCAATGGAATATAG
- the LOC122318899 gene encoding UPF0047 protein YjbQ-like isoform X3, translated as MQTSSVFLAAKPFSAPVRVRSLNAPSTAKDPGSMSAAAPKWAQKTITLPPQRRGCHLITPKIMKEIAQDLSEFQCGLAHLFLQHTSASLTINENYDSDVRDDTETFLNRIVPEGRSAPWKHTIEGPDDMPAHIKSSMFGCTLTVPITNGQLNMGTWQGIWLCEHRDNATPRNVVVTLNGI; from the exons ATGCAAACATCCTCGGTGTTCTTAGCTGCCAAGCCTTTCTCGGCTCCCGTTCGTGTGAGGTCTCTGAACGCACCGAGCACCGCAAAGGATCCGGGTTCGATGTCGGCGGCGGCTCCTAAGTGGGCTCAGAAGACCATAACGCTGCCTCCCCAGAGAAGAGGCTGTCATCTCATCACCCCCAAG ATAATGAAGGAAATTGCACAAGATCTGTCAGAATTTCAGTGTGGCCTTGCTCATCTCTTCC TGCAACATACAAGCGCTTCTCTTACTATCAATGAGAATTACGACTCTGATGTTCGAGATGATACAGAGACATTCCTCAATAGGATAGTTCCTGAG GGAAGGTCTGCACCTTGGAAACATACGATTGAAG GCCCAGATGATATGCCAGCCCATATCAAATCTTCAATGTTTGGCTGCACGCTGAC GGTTCCAATTACAAATGGTCAGCTTAACATGGGAACCTGGCAG GGGATATGGCTGTGTGAACATCGTGACAACGCTACTCCACGCAATGTTGTGGTTACACTCAATGGAATATAG